In the Sus scrofa isolate TJ Tabasco breed Duroc chromosome 6, Sscrofa11.1, whole genome shotgun sequence genome, one interval contains:
- the POU3F1 gene encoding POU domain, class 3, transcription factor 3, with product MATTAQYLPRGPGGGAGGTGPLMHPDAAAAAAAAAAAERLHAGAAYREVQKLMHHEWLGAGAGHPVGLAHPQWLPTGGGGGGDWAGGPHLEHGKAGGGGTGRADDGGGGGGFHARLVHQGAAHAGAAWAQGGTAHHLGPAMSPSPGAGGGHQPQPLGLYAQAAYPGGGGGGLAGMLAAGGGGAGPGLHHALHEDGHEAQLEPSPPPHLGAHGHAHGHAHAGGLHAAAAHLHPGAGGGGSSVGDHSDEDAPSSDDLEQFAKQFKQRRIKLGFTQADVGLALGTLYGNVFSQTTICRFEALQLSFKNMCKLKPLLNKWLEETDSSSGSPTNLDKIAAQGRKRKKRTSIEVGVKGALESHFLKCPKPSAHEITGLADSLQLEKEVVRVWFCNRRQKEKRMTPAAGAGHPPMDDVYAPGELGPGGGGASPPSAPPPPPPAALHHHHHHTLPGSVQ from the coding sequence ATGGCCACCACCGCGCAGTACTTGCCGCGGGGCCCCGGCGGCGGAGCCGGGGGCACGGGACCGCTTATGCACCCGGATGccgctgcggcggcggcggcggcggcggccgccgaGCGGCTGCACGCTGGGGCCGCGTACCGCGAAGTGCAGAAGCTGATGCACCACGAGTGGCTGGGCGCGGGCGCGGGCCACCCCGTGGGCCTAGCGCACCCCCAGTGGTTACCCacgggaggaggcggcggcggcgactGGGCCGGCGGCCCGCACCTGGAACACGGCAAGGCGGGCGGCGGCGGCACCGGCCGAGCCGACgacggcggcggtggcggcggttTCCACGCGCGCCTGGTGCACCAGGGGGCGGCCCACGCGGGCGCGGCATGGGCACAGGGCGGCACGGCGCACCACTTGGGCCCGGCTATGTCACCGTCGCCGGGGGCCGGCGGGGGTCACCAGCCCCAACCGCTAGGGTTGTACGCACAGGCGGCCTACccagggggcggcggcggcggcctggCCGGGATGctggcggcgggcggcggcggtgCGGGGCCGGGCCTGCACCACGCGCTGCACGAGGACGGCCACGAGGCACAGCTGGAGCCGTCGCCTCCGCCGCACCTGGGCGCCCACGGACACGCACACGGACATGCACACGCCGGCGGCCTGCACGCGGCGGCGGCGCACCTGCACCCGGGCGCGGGCGGCGGTGGCTCGTCGGTTGGCGACCACTCGGACGAGGACGCGCCCAGCTCGGATGACCTGGAGCAGTTCGCCAAGCAGTTCAAGCAGCGGCGCATCAAGCTGGGCTTCACGCAGGCCGACGTGGGGCTGGCGCTGGGCACGCTGTACGGTAACGTGTTCTCGCAGACCACCATCTGCCGCTTCGAGGCCCTGCAGCTGAGCTTCAAGAACATGTGCAAGCTCAAGCCGCTGCTCAACAAGTGGCTGGAGGAGACCGATTCGTCCAGCGGCAGCCCCACCAACCTGGACAAGATCGCGGCGCAGGGCCGCAAGCGCAAGAAGCGCACATCCATCGAGGTGGGGGTCAAAGGCGCGCTCGAGAGCCACTTTCTCAAGTGCCCCAAGCCCTCGGCGCACGAGATCACCGGCTTGGCCGACAGCCTGCAGCTGGAGAAGGAGGTGGTGCGCGTCTGGTTCTGCAACCGGCGGCAGAAGGAGAAGCGCATGACCCCGGCGGCCGGCGCGGGCCACCCGCCCATGGACGACGTTTACGCACCCGGAGAGCTGGGACCGGGTGGGGGCGGCGCGTCGCCGCCTTcggcgcccccgccgcccccaccgGCCGCgctgcaccaccaccaccaccacacactgCCCGGCTCCGTGCAGTGA